The following proteins are co-located in the Solanum pennellii chromosome 1, SPENNV200 genome:
- the LOC107008443 gene encoding proline-rich receptor-like protein kinase PERK3 has protein sequence MASSVAAVAGGIGGVVVVLLGVIFFVCFRGRKYSNRNSDSASSDPSAVVSVEMKRGGSFGQSRLFRMEELEKATKHFDEKSLIGCGSFGLVFKGLLCDGTVVAIKRRLGTPKQEFTEEVARLSRIQHRNLVSLLGYCQDGGYSMLVFEYLPNGSMHNHLYDTGKESATKLEFKQRLSIAIGTAKGLSHLHSQQPSIIHGNFKTANVLVDEDFIAKVADAGILKLLEKIDDAGPSGLSSFNAFKDPEINQIGIHCETSDVYSFGVFLLELVTGRDASHIDEFGSNQSVLDWVEKQLSSEQLVDHRLLGSFTAEVMRDFVKIALRCMSFPGRYRPTMETVVLDLEKILEREIMHTTVMGEGTSTVTLGSQLFTN, from the exons ATGGCAAGTTCAGTTGCAGCTGTAGCAGGAGGAATTGGAGGGGTTGTAGTAGTGTTGTTGGGAGTGATTTTCTTTGTATGTTTTCGTGGCAGGAAGTATTCAAATAGGAATTCAGATTCAGCTTCTTCAGATCCATCTGCAGTAG TTTCGGTGGAGATGAAAAGGGGAGGATCATTTGGTCAATCCAGGCTGTTCAGAATGGAGGAATTGGAGAAAGCTACAAAGCATTTTGATGAGAAGAGTCTCATTGGTTGTGGGAGTTTTGGTCTTGTTTTCAAAGGATTGCTTTGTGATGGAACTGTTGTTGCTATAAAAAGGCGTCTAGGGACTCCCAAACAGGAATTTACTGAAGAG GTTGCTCGTTTATCAAGGATTCAGCACCGCAATTTGGTCAGTCTTTTAGGCTACTGTCAAGACGGTGGATACTCCATGCTGGTTTTCGAGTATTTGCCTAATGGAAGCATGCACAATCACTTGTATG ACACAGGGAAGGAATCTGCAACAAAGCTAGAATTCAAGCAAAGGTTATCGATTGCTATTGGAACAGCTAAAG GTTTAAGTCATTTACATAGCCAACAACCTTCAATAATCCATGGGAACTTTAAAACAGCTAATGTTCTGGTTGATGAGGACTTCATTGCAAAAGTTGCAGACGCGGGGATTCTAAAGCTACTCGAGAAAATTGATGATGCAGGTCCTTCTGGCTTGAGTTCTTTCAATGCTTTTAAAGATCCAGA GATAAACCAAATTGGAATTCACTGTGAGACAAGTGATGTTTACAGTTTCGGCGTGTTCTTGTTAGAGCTTGTAACAGGTAGAGATGCTTCACATATAGATGAATTTGGATCAAACCAAAGTGTACTTGATTGG GTTGAAAAACAGCTGAGTTCAGAGCAGTTAGTGGATCATAGGCTGCTGGGAAGCTTTACTGCAGAGGTTATGAGGGATTTCGTCAAGATAGCGTTGAGATGCATGAGTTTCCCTGGTAGATATAGACCAACCATGGAAACGGTCGTGTTGGATCTTGAAAAGATTCTTGAGAGGGAGATCATGCACACAACTGTTATGGGAGAAGGTACTTCCACAGTTACTCTAGGGAGTCAATTATTTACAAACTGA